The nucleotide window ATCCTAGcagtacttagtactactatgtagTATGTAGATGTTTTCTTGTGTGTGGATTAGGTTCTAAGCTGTTGGAGAAATATATACAAATAAACAAATAACCAGAATAGTAGTTCACGGTACTAACGATGATGGTCATAGTATCGGCTGAATGTCTATGGGACaatgatactactagtactacgaTCTACATAGTATGTACATGGAAGTAGTACGTCATTTTTGGCTTTATGCTTTTCTGTCTTACGGCCGAGTTTGATTTGACTGACTATGGCACGTTACTAGCATTGTATATTATACCTTCCATTATACCAAAACCTACTTAGTGCCTAACAGTCAGGTATACCACGTCTATCATTCACCTGGGGTGCCTTCATTGTGTTTAGGAGGTCGAGATGTTCTAGATAATAGAGAAAATTCAGGCAATATCCTCCGGTTCAGGTTTACGCATAATCGGAATCAGAGGCTTCGGTGGCCAGTCCCTAGAGTAGTCCTTCCACTCGAAGGGCGCTGAGAACTGGTGGTGCCCCGAACCCACCCAAAAGCCTCCGTCTTCACGAGAACCAACGGGCTGTGATAACTTCTCCCGAGTCGGCAAGATCACGCGCGCACGAGAGTTGGGCGGTATCAACAGGTCCATGTGGAAGCGGTCTGCATCGGTCTCGATCGACCACCGGCATTCTAATCGCCCATAAGGAGTGTCATACATGGCTTCGGCAGAGTAAATTGTAGGCCCAGGTGTCGGGGCTACCTGGATGTGCTTCCAACCTGGAGCCATAGGGCTGACGCCGGCCACGGTGGAGTGCAGCCAGTTGATGATCGAACCCAGGGCGTAGTGGTTGAAGCTGGTCATTTCGCCAGGGTTGATGGACCCATCGGGGAGCATGCTGTCCCACCTCTCCCACATGGTCGTCGCTcccatggtgatggggtACATCCACGATGGGCGAGACTTCTCTAGCAACATCCGGTAGGCGATCTGGGGATGTCCGCTCTTGGTGAGAGCATGCGTGATGATTGGAGTGCCCGCGAACCCGGTAGCGACGCGAAACTTGGCGAGCCGGACGAGGTGGACGAGACGTGATGCTGCAGCTTGCGCTGCTTCAGGGGTGGAGTGAAGGTCGTACACGATGGCAAGGCTAAGCGCCGTTTGGGTATCGCCGACTAGTAACCCAGTGGCCGTTATATACTTGGCCTGGAACATCGCCTTGAGTCGATTATAGTCCGTCTTAAACCGTGTGGCATCCTGGCTCTGGCCGAGGACCTGGCTGATTTCGGACATCACCGAGGTGATGTGCACGAGATAGGCATCAGCGACGAGGGTTCCGCTGGTGCGTGCATCCCCAGGTTCCTCGGGCGGCGCTGTTGGGTCTAACCAGTCTCCCAGTTGCCAAAGCCCAGGGTCCCAGAGTCCATCTGAGCCGCGACGGATGCCGCGATCGATCCAGGCGAGCATACTTTCATATTGACGGCGGAGAATGTCGCTGTCCCCATACGACCGGTAGAGGGCCCAGGGCGTTAGAATCACCACATCGTCCCATACAGCCTGCGGCGTATGCGGCCACAGGGTCTCACTAATGATATTGGGGACTGTAAATGGAGGCACGCAGCCATCTTTCTCCCTCAGCTGCTCGGCCGCGACATCTTGCAACCAGTCGCTCAGCATGCCAGCAGTATTGTAGAGGAAGTTGGCCGATGGGCAGAAAATCTGAATGTCCCCGGTCCAGCCAAGACGTTCATCCCTCTGGGGACAGTCTGTAGGAATGGACAGGAAATTCCCACGCATACTCCACCAGGCATTGGTGTGGAGTTGATTGACCATAGGGTGCGAGCAGGAAAACCATCCGCTGCGGGTCATATCAGTGTGCATCACAAGCGccttgatgttgaggagCAGTGATCCATCGCTTTCTTCATCCCAACCATTGACCTGGACGAATCGAAAACCGTGGAACGTATACTGAGGTGACCAATCTACCAGCTCTGTACCATTTAGAATGACCTCGTCGGTGCACTTGGCGTGTCGCAGGGGTCGAACCCCGAGCTCGCCATTCTCAAGCACCTCGGCATGGATGAAGGAAACGCGAGAGCCCGAGGGCTTGTTCAACGAGCGCACGCGAAGTCGACCGACCAGGTTCTGACCGAAGTCGATGACGGTGGCACCGGATGGGGTCTTCTGGACGGAGACTGGAGATATCTCCACGGTGATACGGACTGGAGGAGCGTTCGGTGCCACCAAGGCCGCGGTTGGGAAGTCAAGTTCCCGGACGGCCACCCAGCGAGAGCCCTGGTCAAGCAGCGAGCAGTTCCAGGTCGGATTCTCTACACGAGCATCGTAAACCTCGCCGTCATAGAGCTCACTCCGGATGATGGCACTGGGAGTGCATGTCCAGGTGCTATCAGTACACATGGAGAATCTGTCTCCCTTAGGTCCAAGTTGGACCTCCAGCTGTGCCAACGCGGCCAGTCGATCCCCATACAACTGTCTTCGCCCACCAAGGAAGCCGAGACGAGTGGCGTACCAGCCCTCTGCAACCTCTACCGCAAGGACATTAGGACCTTCAGCAGTCAGGAGGGACGCGATGTCGAACACTTGATAGTTCAAGCGATGGCGGTAGCTGGTCCATCCGGGCGCGAGACACTGATCCCCCACTCGATGACCGTTGATGAAGGCGCGGTATACTCCAAAGCTCGTGATATAAAGGCGAGCTTTATCGATGGTACCTGCCGCAGGGAGTTGGAATTCCTTTCGGAACCGCACCGGCCGCAATGGATTATCTGGCTGAGGATGTTCGGGGCTGGCAATAGGTCGGGCTACCCAGTCACTGCGGTCGAGTAGCCCACACTCAATACTCCGCCAGGGAGACCAAGAGGTGGCACAGTCACTATGCTGCTCCTCGCCGGCGCTGCACCCGTATGCCCGAACACGGACCTGTGCGATTTCTCGGGATTGTAGTGGGCCACTGGGCCAAGGGACCAGCACCGATGCATTGCTGTTCACATGGTAGGTTTCCTCTCGAGATCCGGAACGAACAACTTGTACTTCGTAGGCCGTCTGCCCCCAGTCGCGAGGACTACTGTCGGTGGTGAGGAATCGCCATGACAGGCGCGGAGTCGCGGTTCCAATGCCAAACCCGGTTGAGTGTTGCTCAACGGTAGGGGTTTCAATCGAGATCTGGCACTCCATCGCCGGGGAAGATGAAAGGAGGGAAGTAAAACAAAGAAGTGTCAAGAAAGGCTCATATCATTCATCAgcatagaaatatttatgtGTGATGCATGCAT belongs to Aspergillus luchuensis IFO 4308 DNA, chromosome 3, nearly complete sequence and includes:
- a CDS encoding alpha-L-rhamnosidase (CAZy:CBM67;~CAZy:GH78;~COG:S;~EggNog:ENOG410PIJS;~InterPro:IPR016007,IPR008928,IPR013783,IPR035396, IPR008902,IPR013737,IPR035398,IPR012341;~PFAM:PF17390,PF17389,PF05592,PF08531;~go_process: GO:0005975 - carbohydrate metabolic process [Evidence IEA]) — encoded protein: MECQISIETPTVEQHSTGFGIGTATPRLSWRFLTTDSSPRDWGQTAYEVQVVRSGSREETYHVNSNASVLVPWPSGPLQSREIAQVRVRAYGCSAGEEQHSDCATSWSPWRSIECGLLDRSDWVARPIASPEHPQPDNPLRPVRFRKEFQLPAAGTIDKARLYITSFGVYRAFINGHRVGDQCLAPGWTSYRHRLNYQVFDIASLLTAEGPNVLAVEVAEGWYATRLGFLGGRRQLYGDRLAALAQLEVQLGPKGDRFSMCTDSTWTCTPSAIIRSELYDGEVYDARVENPTWNCSLLDQGSRWVAVRELDFPTAALVAPNAPPVRITVEISPVSVQKTPSGATVIDFGQNLVGRLRVRSLNKPSGSRVSFIHAEVLENGELGVRPLRHAKCTDEVILNGTELVDWSPQYTFHGFRFVQVNGWDEESDGSLLLNIKALVMHTDMTRSGWFSCSHPMVNQLHTNAWWSMRGNFLSIPTDCPQRDERLGWTGDIQIFCPSANFLYNTAGMLSDWLQDVAAEQLREKDGCVPPFTVPNIISETLWPHTPQAVWDDVVILTPWALYRSYGDSDILRRQYESMLAWIDRGIRRGSDGLWDPGLWQLGDWLDPTAPPEEPGDARTSGTLVADAYLVHITSVMSEISQVLGQSQDATRFKTDYNRLKAMFQAKYITATGLLVGDTQTALSLAIVYDLHSTPEAAQAAASRLVHLVRLAKFRVATGFAGTPIITHALTKSGHPQIAYRMLLEKSRPSWMYPITMGATTMWERWDSMLPDGSINPGEMTSFNHYALGSIINWLHSTVAGVSPMAPGWKHIQVAPTPGPTIYSAEAMYDTPYGRLECRWSIETDADRFHMDLLIPPNSRARVILPTREKLSQPVGSREDGGFWVGSGHHQFSAPFEWKDYSRDWPPKPLIPIMRKPEPEDIA